Below is a genomic region from Geoglobus acetivorans.
TACAAGGGACTTGAACTTAACAGGCTTGTTATAACGCATGCACAGGCTAAGAAAGGCAGAGTGATCAAGAGGTACATGCCGAGAGCGTATGGTAGGGCTACTCCGAAGTTTAAGATTCTCACGACAGTAGAAATTGTGGCCGAGGTGCGATAATGGCGGTGGAAAGAAAATTTGTTGAGGAAAGGGTTAGGAAGCTCAGGGTCAAGGAATGGATAGTCGATGAGGTCAGGAACGCAGGGTTTGGTGGAATAGATATTGTTAGAACACCACTTGGAACTCAGGTAACCCTCTTCGTCGAGAGACCAGGTCTCGTGATTGGCAGGGGTGGAAGAAGAATAAAGAAGCTCACTGACAGACTCAAGGATTTCGGCCTCGACAATCCTCAGGTTGCGGTTGATGAGATTAAGAAGCCAGAGTTTAATGCCCAGCTCATGGCATCTCTCCTTGCAAGAGCTCTTGAGAGAGGATGGTATTTCAGGAAGGCAGGATACAGGTTCCTTTACAGAATAATGGACGCCGGTGCAAAAGGGTGCGAGATCGAGATAAGCGGAAAGCTCACGAGTGAGAGAGCAAGAACTGAGAAGTTTGTGGCAGGGACGGTCATTCATACCGGTGAACCGGCTGAGAGCATGGTTGACGAGGGCTTCGATATTGCGATCAAAAAACTGGGTGTTTATGGCATCAGAGTCAGAATAATCCCGCCAGATGTTGAACTGCCGGACGAAATCTATGTCAGGGATGTAGAGGTACAGGAAGAAGAGCCGGAACCTGTTTCTGAGCAGAAGGAAGAGGTGAGTGCGAATGAGGATGCAGGAGATCAGGGAAATGAGTAAAGAGGAAAAACTAAAAAAATTGAACGAACTGGAGAACGAACTTTTGAGGCTGAGGACTCTCGTAAGGAGCGGTGGAGCGCTGGAGAATCCGGGTCAGCTAAGGGCTGTAAGAAAAGACATCGCAAGAGTAAAGCTCGCTCTGAGAGAAGAAGGCTACAGGGTATAAAGGTGCTGGCGAGGGACTGGATTGGACTGAGTGTTGAGGTGATGGAGAGTCCTAACAAATTTGAAACGGGTCTGAAGGGCATGGTGGTTGATGAGACGATGAAGACGTTGAAGCTGAAGACTGAAAATGGCCTCAAGGTTGTTGCCAAGGAAGGGCGGAAGTTTGCAGTAACGGTTGAAGGACGCAGATATCTTGTCGATGGCAGTCTGATCACCTTCAGACCCGAAGAAAGAATAATGAGAGGTATGATGCTCGTAAGCAGAATGAAAGGGTGATGGTGGATGAGAGATATTGGAATTAATGTTAATCCTCCTGAAAAGGAATGTAACGACAAAAACTGTCCGTTTCACGGGAGTCTTTCTGTGAGGGGTCAGATATTCAGAGGACGGGTTGTAAAGACCTACGAGAAATCTGCCGTGATTGAAAGGGAGCTGATCAGGTACGTGCCAAAATATGAAAGATACCTGAAAAAGAGGAGCAAAATGCATGCGCACAACCCTCCATGCATAGATGCCAAGCCAGGAGATATTGTAACGATTGCTGAATGCAGGCCGATAAGCAAGACAAAAAGCTTTGTGATAGTTGAGAGGGTGGTGGAGGAATGAAGGCGAAGAAAGCGGTCGTTCCAAGGGCGTTACCAACAGGGGCAAGACTGGTCTGTGCAGACAATACAGGTGCAAGGGAGCTTGAGATAATTGCTGTTAAGACTTACAAGGGTGTGAGGAGGAGATATCCTGCTGCAGGGGTTGGTGACATCGTTGTTGTCAGTGTTAAGAA
It encodes:
- a CDS encoding 30S ribosomal protein S3, producing MAVERKFVEERVRKLRVKEWIVDEVRNAGFGGIDIVRTPLGTQVTLFVERPGLVIGRGGRRIKKLTDRLKDFGLDNPQVAVDEIKKPEFNAQLMASLLARALERGWYFRKAGYRFLYRIMDAGAKGCEIEISGKLTSERARTEKFVAGTVIHTGEPAESMVDEGFDIAIKKLGVYGIRVRIIPPDVELPDEIYVRDVEVQEEEPEPVSEQKEEVSANEDAGDQGNE
- the rpmC gene encoding 50S ribosomal protein L29, encoding MRMQEIREMSKEEKLKKLNELENELLRLRTLVRSGGALENPGQLRAVRKDIARVKLALREEGYRV
- a CDS encoding ribonuclease P protein component 1, whose translation is MLARDWIGLSVEVMESPNKFETGLKGMVVDETMKTLKLKTENGLKVVAKEGRKFAVTVEGRRYLVDGSLITFRPEERIMRGMMLVSRMKG
- a CDS encoding 30S ribosomal protein S17, with product MRDIGINVNPPEKECNDKNCPFHGSLSVRGQIFRGRVVKTYEKSAVIERELIRYVPKYERYLKKRSKMHAHNPPCIDAKPGDIVTIAECRPISKTKSFVIVERVVEE